The region CGATGCCGGGGTGCGCCTGAATCTGCTCATGTGCGCATCCTCGATAGTGATTGTGCCGGGCATTCTTCTGTACCTGGCGACCCAGCGCCACTTCGGCGAGAGCAATCTCGGCGCGGGATTGAAAGGCTAGAACCCGTTGAAACGCACCGCAAGCACCCCTTTGATCCTCCTGGCGGCGCTCGCCACACTCGCGGCCGCGGGCTGCGCCCAGAAACCGTCCGGAGACGCGCCCTTCGCGCCGATAGACGAGGCGCGGGCCGTGTTCTGGGACCGCCAGACCACCGAGACCGGCGCGCTTATGGAGAAAATTGCGAACCGCTTCAATGAAAGCAACCCGCCGCTGCCCCTGAAGATCGAAACCACCGGCAACTACGGCGACATCTTCCAGAAGGTCATGGCCAGCATTCGCGCGGGACGCCTGCCCGCCATGGCGGTGTCGTATGAAAGCATGACCGCGCAATATGCCGCGTCCGGCGCCGCGCTCCCACTCGATCCACTGATCGAGGCGCCCGGGACCGGCTTGACGCCGGAGGATCTCGCGGATTTCTTTCCCGCCGTGCTCGAGAGCAACCGCTTCTCGGAAGAGGGGGGCGCCATGCTCTCCTTCCCGCTCACCAAGAGTGTGCTCATGCTCTACGCCAACCATCGGGTGCTGCGCGAAGCGGGCATCGAGCGTCCCCCGGGAACCTGGGACGAATTCCTCGGCCAAAGCCGGGCCATCAAGGAAAAAACCGGCAAGCACGCCTGGGCCGTTGCGGTGGACTGCTCCACCATCAGCGCCATGATCTTCAGTCGCGGCGGAGAGGTGCTGGTCGGCGGCGTTCCCCAATACGATCAGCCGGCATCGCTCCAGACCTTCGAGTTGCTGGAGACCCTCGTGAAGGAAGATCTGGTCTACACCATCCCCGCGCGGACCTTCGAGGACGAGGCGGCCTTTGCGGCGGACCGCATCGCCTTCACGCTTCGCACGAGCGCCGGCAGCGCCAACATGGCTATCGCGATGGGCGGGAAGAACGCGGAGTGGTCGCTTAACCCGATCCCGCAGTCCGATCCCGCGCGCCCGGCCACGGTGCTTTTTGGGCCCAATGTGACCTTGTTTGACGTGGGCGCCGATCAGGCCGCCAGCGCCTGGGGCTTCACCCGCTACTTCACCTCGCCCGAGGTGATGGCCGAGTGGTGCCTCGCCACGGGATATGTCCCCATTCGCCGGTCCGTGGCGCGGGATCCGCGGCTCGTGGCCTATTTCGAGGAATGGCCCTCAAACCGCGCCCCCTTCGACAGCCTGGCGTTTGCCCGAACCGAGCCCAACGTGCGCGGGTGGCAGGCGATTCGAAAACAGGTCGAGCAGGCCCAGGCCGCCGTCATGTCCGGGCTTCAAGGCGGCCGCGAGGCCGCGCTGGCGCTCCAGCAGGCCGCTGTGGAAGAACTCGCGCGCGGCGCGGGCCAATAAGAAAAGCGGGCCCAGAACCCCGGGGTCCGGCGCCCGCCATTGGAATCTGATTCGCATTCCGCGCGCGCTATATGCGCCCGTCGTGCTCCTCCGCAAAGTCTTCCAGCGCCTCCTGAATCATGCGCTTGTGATCCGTTTCGTACAGCTCACGGTCCGCCTTGCGCCGGAAGTTCTTGCGCTGTTCGTGGTCGAAGGGAAAAGCCTGCGCGCTGCGCCGGTTGCTCTTGCGCCGGTCGGGCTGCCAGTTTCCGAATTCGTCCTTGTAATAGCCTGCTCGGTGTTCGGTCATGTCGCTCTCTAACCTTTGTTTCGTGACGATCGCACGCGCTGTATCATTCGCGCAAGTATAGAGTTAGCGCGGATCGCCAATCAATTCCATCGTATCGGGTCGCGCCCGTTGCCCTTCCCTTGTTACACTACCAATCTTACCCCATTTACCCGGGATTGCAACCCGGGCGGCCAGAATCAGCCACAGGAGCCCGCGTCCCGCATGCAGCCAGAATCGAAGTCCAGCAATATCACCTGGCACGACGCCGCGATCACCGCCGATGACCGCGCCGCGCTCCACGGGCACCAGCCGGCCCTGCTCTGGTTCACCGGCCTTTCCGGATCGGGCAAGTCCACGCTGGCCAACGCCGTCGCGCGCGCCCTCCACGATCGCGGCGTCCATACCTACGTCCTCGACGGCGACAACGTGCGCCACGGCCTCAACCGCGACCTCACCTTCTCCGCCGGGGACCGCGTGGAGAACATCCGCCGCATCGGCGAGGTGGCGAAGCTCTTTGTCGACGCGGGTCTGGTGGTAATGACCGCGTTCATCTCCCCCTACCGCGATGATCGTGCGCGCGCGCGAGAGATCGTGGGCGATCGTTTCATCGAGGTGCACGTCGACGCCGACCTGGCCACGTGCGAGCAACGCGACCCCAAAGGGCTTTACAAGAAAGCCCGCGCCGGCGAGATTGGCGATTTCACCGGCATCTCCGCGCCCTACGAAGCCCCCGAGAATCCCGAGCTGCGCGTCGACACGTCGGCGATGCCGCTCGAAGACTGCGTGGCGGAAGTCGTGGCGTACCTCGAAGCGCGCGGAGCCTTGCGTCCGTAACCCAGGCCGTATGGCAGCATTGGGTAAGTCCCGCGCCGCAAAGGATCGCGGACATTCCGCGGCAAAACAAGCCACAAGACCAGAAGCGCCTTTCCCCCTTCGCTCTACCCGCTTCACGCTTCACTCTTCCCCCTTCACCACCCGGAACTCGTTCCCACGGTCCACCGTGGGGATGCATACCGTTCCGCTCAGCGGAACAATCCCCACACAAGAATCCGTAAACCCTTTCCGCAAAAAGTAGGATAGCCGTCCCGGCTGTCCACCGCGCCGAAGGCGTAAAGGATCGCGGACATTCGTGTCCGCGGCAGTTTGAACCCCAATCCTCGCGAAAGCCCGGCGCCGGAGCGAAGGCCATGCATTGTATGAATCATGGGCGGGGTGCGGCCAACATTCCAGCGTTTGCGCGCTCGTCGATAGCCAAAGCTTCCTCTGCCGCGGAATGTCCGCGATCCTGTGCGCCTTGCTGCGCGGGCGGCTTTGCCGCCGGGGACAGCCGGGACGGCTATCCTACATTTGCGCCTTGCGGCGCTGAACACAGGCGGGACGCCTGTGCCACTTTCTTTTTGCGGTGGCTTTGGTGGGGCGATGTGCTCCCGTCTGATTTGCGCTTCCTCTGCCGCGGACAAGAATGTCCACGATCCGCTATCCGGCGCCATCATTCCTTCTTCAACAGCCACGCCTCCGAGCAGATCGTGCCCCAGCCGCCGGAGT is a window of Candidatus Hydrogenedentota bacterium DNA encoding:
- a CDS encoding extracellular solute-binding protein, whose product is MKRTASTPLILLAALATLAAAGCAQKPSGDAPFAPIDEARAVFWDRQTTETGALMEKIANRFNESNPPLPLKIETTGNYGDIFQKVMASIRAGRLPAMAVSYESMTAQYAASGAALPLDPLIEAPGTGLTPEDLADFFPAVLESNRFSEEGGAMLSFPLTKSVLMLYANHRVLREAGIERPPGTWDEFLGQSRAIKEKTGKHAWAVAVDCSTISAMIFSRGGEVLVGGVPQYDQPASLQTFELLETLVKEDLVYTIPARTFEDEAAFAADRIAFTLRTSAGSANMAIAMGGKNAEWSLNPIPQSDPARPATVLFGPNVTLFDVGADQAASAWGFTRYFTSPEVMAEWCLATGYVPIRRSVARDPRLVAYFEEWPSNRAPFDSLAFARTEPNVRGWQAIRKQVEQAQAAVMSGLQGGREAALALQQAAVEELARGAGQ
- the cysC gene encoding adenylyl-sulfate kinase, which encodes MQPESKSSNITWHDAAITADDRAALHGHQPALLWFTGLSGSGKSTLANAVARALHDRGVHTYVLDGDNVRHGLNRDLTFSAGDRVENIRRIGEVAKLFVDAGLVVMTAFISPYRDDRARAREIVGDRFIEVHVDADLATCEQRDPKGLYKKARAGEIGDFTGISAPYEAPENPELRVDTSAMPLEDCVAEVVAYLEARGALRP